From Rhododendron vialii isolate Sample 1 chromosome 7a, ASM3025357v1:
ACGTCTAATCGGAAGCCAGTGGGCTCTGCTGAGCAGCCTGTAGAAAAGGTTAGTTTCATATGTGCATGAGGTAATGTGGATAGACTGCGTAATACCACTTTTTCTTGTCTTGATCAGAAACAAGCTCTGATTCTTCAACTAATCTCTAGGGTGTGATTGAGAGCGTTGCAACTGAAGGGCTGCCTCCAGGGTGGCTACAGGAAACGGTCAGGATCTCTTCTTCAATACTTTGATCCCATTTCAATTCTGTTTTTCATTATtccgtctctccctctctcctttgGAACACATAATGTTGGTGTATATAGTGCATCTTCACAATCTTCTTTGGGTTGTGGTATGTGGAGCTTTTGAGTCGTACACTTGTCCGACTCTATATGAATCTTGATGGAGATCAATTTCTTGCAGTACTACACGGATCCTGCAAGTGGATATGTACTTTTCTCCCTGGAAGACGCTTTGCGCTATCTGGAAACTGGAGATTTTGATAAGTGCACTGTCAAACCGAAGAAGAGGGACAAGCTAGGGTTTTTTAATGAAGATACTTCTGTAAGTGTTTATCTTACTTGCTGGCCCAACTAATCCTTCGTTCGTTTATTTTTGGTGGTTGTCATTTTCTCTTCCTGGTCGAACGTAATTTCAATCTTGAACTGAACCTCCATAGATTGTCCTGTTTGTCGATTTTGTGGCACATTCAGGGATGCAATTATTTTACTTAAGAAGGATATGTAGCTAACAACTTATGTTTATCACGTGTGATGTCATTGTCTGTGTTTGCATTTTGCAAAGTGTGTTCCTGACATCTTCAAGTTGTGCATTTGACTTCTTGTGTTAGTGGATTTATAGCGTCTTATTAGCAGTCGATATCAAATACTTGATGTTGTTTATCATCCGAAAGAATAATGTGCCATTTTGTGATAGTATGACGTGTTAGAACAAAGTTATGTTTGAACAGTTAAATCTGCAACATGTTTGGAGTGATTTCCACGAAAATCTCCATCTATATCTGCCTAAGGTTATTGGAAAAAGAAGCTTCTTTCGGTAGCACCTTTACAAAGTCTACGTTCACTTAAGCCGATATGTATGTGAGCGTTACTTTAAAGAATCAACTTAGGCCAATTTTACTTATTATGTCCGTTAGGATTTAGTGCTTCATTTGTGACTCGGCTAACACATGTTACTGATATTCTTAGTAAATGTGGTTTTTTTTCCAGCCTAACGTGAGTGAATTGATTAGAGTAAAAAACTCTTTGAAGCAAGAGGGATCTCAAAATGGGGCAACTCCAAGGGCTACAAGGCATGTGACGAAACAGAGGGAGATGGGCTTCAGCGAAGTGTCTATAGAAAAGGTTGGATCATAATATATCCCTAGCTGACGGATTGCATTTTATTACACATCCTTAATCAGAGATCTAAGTATGTTTCTTTAAGTAATGTGTAATTAGACATTTGATAATTGAACTTTGATTATTTGATGTTGGTAAATTGCATATTTTCAGTCAAACATGGTTGAAATAACTGGAGGCCTAACCTCACTGAAGCAAGAGGGATCTCAAAATGTGAAAACTCCGAAGAGTACAAGTCGCTTGTCCAAACAGAAGATAAATGGCCATAGCAAGCATTCTATAGAAAATGTAGGTTTCTATGTTCCACATAATTctcaacttgatttttgaagTATTGCATGTCGTTACAGTGGATCTGATTCTGCAAGTGATGTCTAGGAAATGATTGAGAGGGTCACACCTGACGGGCTACCTCCAGAGTGGATAAAAGAAGTCAGAATTCAAAAGAAAGCAAACGGAACTAGAAAAGACACGGTCTGAATTTTCTCTTCCATACTTTTCAATTCACTTTCTCtgtgtcttttattttggtGAGCAAGTTtaaatgttctctctctctctctctctctctctctctccccacacaGATGTACACACAATTTATTCGTATAGATATTGCATCTTCATTATTTACACATTTTTGTTTGGATGCGTTACCGATAAGTTGGAGATTTTGAGATCTGTACGCAGTTGTATCCATGTGTTATTCTAATGGAGATTTTATTTATACAGTACTACACAGATCCAGTAAGTGGGTATGTGTTCTTGTCCCAGAAAGACGCGTTGCGCTATTTGAAATCGGGAGACATTCGTACGTGCGCTAAGAGGCCAAAGAAAAGGGATGAGCTTGGATTCTTAAATGAAGCCAGTTCTGTAAGTGTATGTCTTGCTTTGTTTCCCATCTAACAGTGGTTTTGTTATAATTCAGTTTTAGATTTTCTCAGTCAGTAGTATTGTGGTTTTTGGTGTATTGTATAGCAGGTTCAGTTAAATAGTGATAAACTAGAGGATGATTAGTGGTGTGTGAATATCTCGTGCGACTCAAACATGTTGCAAAGAACAGATAAATTAACAATGGTCACCTCACCTAATTGCTCTGAACGAAGATTAGATTGTTAATATGGAAAATACAGTTGCAAAACTCACTTGTATTGTGAAATGAGAATCGACTCTGACACTCTGCTATTAGGATCAAAGTTGTTATGCCCAAGTTGGTTTTcatatttgtattttcttttcccaacTCCAACTGCTGAAATGGGACACGCTTGTTGGTTTTACCCTTCATGGAAACAATTACCATATCAATGTTGTTACCCATGTATTATTCGGTTTTGCTTACTTCTAAATTCTGCCCTCAATGAGTCATCACTTCAAATGGAAGAAAAGCTCTCATCTATGAGAATCTCTTTGCAATTTTCTGTTCTGTCTATAGCTTCCATCTGTAGCTGCCACCCAGAAGATAGGGAACCATACTCCAAAAAGACGACTTTTCGCAGGTGAGAGATTATCTAGTGATACTCATTCTTGTATTTTAACCTGCACCAAGTCAGACCAAGTGAAAGATGGGATGAGTAAATTAAGAAATATTCACTCCGTTGCTTCTGAGGAAGAATTCACTGCTGCAGGTACAGAAAACGACGACACGAGAATCTTAGAAACAGCAGATGCTGGAGGACCACGAAAGAGGCAACGGATTCTTGAAGGAGAACTGTCTCCTGGTAAAGTTTGAATAAGTTAAATATTGGATGAGTAACCAAAACAAATTCACTTTTTTGCTTCTGAGGAAGAGTTTACTGCTGCAGGTACACAAAACAGGTTCTCGAGAAGCTTAGAAACAGCAGATGCTGGGGGGCCGCAGAAAAGGCAATGCACTCGTAAAGAAAAACTTTCACCTGGTAATGCAATTGAGGAGGGTGCTGACAAAAAGGAAAGCTATGATCCTACCAGCTCACCTCCGCCAATAACCAAAGGCTCTAAGAGGAAACAAGGCAAGAGAGTTCGTACTGGAAATTCGACTGTTTCCAAGAAGAAAGATAAAAGCACTAATTCCGAGGCGACAAATAAAAGcaatagaaaattagagactGGTGCTAGCAGATCCAAGAGGAAAAAGGCAGTTGGTGTGCCAAGTAGGTCTTCCTCACGACTCATGCGGCCCAAGTCTAAGATGGTCAAGTCTCTTGAATTTGCCCAAGAGGGGGAGCGTCTAAGGGCCGAGGCCGAGAGGACCAGGGCCGAGGGAGAAGAGCTTGTGAGGGAGACCGAGGCGGCCGAGAGAGCTCAGGTTGACGTGGCGTGGGCTCGGGAGTCGGCTATGGCGCAGGCCAAGGCAAGGGCGCAGGTGACACGCGCTAAGTTTGTAGCGGAGACATACACGCCACCAGAGTCGCACGTTTTTGTCCCGTCGGGCTTTGTGCGCTACGTGCCGCATCGAGAGGACTACAATCCTGAGTTGGTGCTGAGGGACCCCGAGGTGCACCTTTCGACGACTTGGTCTGAGGTATTACTTCAATACATGTTTTATGCTCCATTTGAAACATTACATTTGGGTAAACTTGCGTTAAACTGGCCCACTTGTATCGCACGTAACTTGAACCATCAAACAAATTGAATTCGAACCCGACCTGATAATTAGAACCGAAAAATGATGTGGAGCACCTTGAATTGCCCGCAGAACACCTCAACTTGGAAATTTAAATCAACTGATAGGACGCCTTGATTTTGAATGTTAAATTATTTCCATTGATTGTATTGCTTCTTGTACTTTAATTGCCTATGTACTAACGCATTCCCTTTTGCTTCTTGTTGTCTTGAACAGAGGAGGGTAGCCACCTCGCGCGGGCATGGAGGAGCAGCAAACTCGCTTGCGCTATACAGAGGATTGCCCGAGAGGGTTAGGCGGTTGGTAGATGAGGCAGGGTTTGGTCAGTTCATCCCAACATTGATGCAAACGAAGAATGACCACGCTGTTCTCACTGCACTAGCGGAGAGGTGGCAAGACACATCCAACACCTTTCACTTTCCGgtaggggagatgacggtgactccgttAGACTTCGCGGCCATCACTGGCCTGAGGGTTGGAGGCGAGCCTATCCCATTCGACACGGGGATTTATAGAGACGAGGCAGCCCTAAGGTGGTTCCTGGGACGGGTGCCTGACCGGGATGGGGAAATGGTGAAGTATGAGCAATTCAGGGAGTACTTGAAGAAGATCCCGACTACGCAGCAGGAGGAGGAGCAGATGGCAAGGGCCTACTTGTTATACTTGTTCGGTGCTTCTTTGTACCCGAACAGGCGCAGCAAGGTGCACTTGTCTTACCTACCAGCTTTGCGGGACCTTAGCACGGCCTCacggtttgactggggaggagcagctctagGCACGTGCTACGGCTTCATGGGAGACTTCACGAGGATCAAGAAAGCAGTggccggctactggagggtgtgggaggtatgatttcaaACTTgtagttcaatttcaatacacatTTGTACCTTTGAATTGCATAAACTGTCTTCTGACGCTTTGATTGTTTGGAAAACctgcagctgtgggcctacgaggttctgaagatgtacccaccggaAAATAAGTGCCCTGACTTGAGGACTCTCCCGCGCGCGCTGATATGGGGTCCCCCGCACAGAGGCCAGAAGAAATCAAAGGGGAGTCTCCAGGCTTTCAGAGTCTACCTCGACGAGCTATCGAGCACTCAGGTAAACAAAAATTCTGCTAGTAGACTTTACCTTGATATGCTGTAATGTTGTCGCTGATATCCCTTGTCTTGAATTTTTGATTGTATTGCAGATAGAGTGGAACCCATGGGGCGGAGCAGTGCCTGAGCCAGAGTATGTGGCGAGGAGCAGAGTAGTGACAGCGAGCCGGGTGCTGTTGGAGTCCGCCTTTGGGTGGCAGTGGTACTTAGGCGACCGGGTGACGCGACAGTCGCTGGGTTTGTCTGAGTTCCAGGTTCCGGGGCCACTTCCGCCTCATGCTTCGCACACGGATAGCTACACGCTCGCTGAGCTGCAGCGATTTACCACACCAGCGACTGACCTTGCTGCTTTCCTGAGGCCCGAGTGTGACTATGCTGTTTACCGAAGGCAGTACTTGGCGGGGCCACTCGGAGTGTTGACGCACAGGGCTGTAGTGAGTGAGGTTTTAGAGGCAGGGCTAGAGCATCGAGGTGCGAGCTCAAGACCGAGAGGAGAGACTCCTCGCTCAAGAGAGAGGACTAGCTATGCGGCTGTTGGAGGtttgcctcggctttcttggaccttAGCAGTGCGCGATGCGCAGGGAGAAGCCGCTACTATTCAGTTTGAGGCGGCCAGGACAGAGCCTGCACAGATCACCGGACCGGTAAGAAGTAGCTTCTGTTTGTACCATTCCCTTGCACTATATTTGAGCTGTATTctgaatttttgcaaaaaatgtatCTCAGGTGCCAGtagagtgggtggaggaggctgTGCGCTTGATGCTtgccatggagaaggagtttcatAAGATAGCAGGTGGCACTCCTTTGCAGTTGCACTATCCACCGGCGGTGACTCCAGCTCCTACACCAGCGTCGTCAAGACCTCATGTATAATCCCAGAAACTTGTTCCATTCCCGCTTTCGATACTAGATAGGCTTGCTTTCGATACACGATATGCTTGGTAGACCCACTCTTGATACTTTAAGATAGTTTCTGCTTTCAACATTTgaaatatacaatatgcacaatgtatactaaatgGTTGAATGAATTGACAATGTAGACACAAggtagggcggctcctaggcgAAAGACGGTATGGGGCCCTCCTTCGAAGAAGGCAACGACGGGCACCTCTACCACTCCAGCCGCTGCTAAGAGACAGACGAGCACTTCACGACCAGCGGCTAGCGTGCAGAGAGCTGTAGAGAGTGCGGTCCGCGTAGAGGAGAGATACCAGATGAAGCTAAGGGAGAGGCCGCGCCAGCAAGAGCCAGCtcagaagaagaggaaagagaCAACACCTCAAATCCTGGAGAGTGAGAgcgaggaggaagaggaagagaacgAGGAGTGCTTGCCTTTCAGTAGCAACTCCGATGACTCCGCCGATGACCCTGGGTACAAGAGGGACTCTATAGAGCTGGAGGAtgacgaggacgaggacgatgacgacgacgacTTTTACGAATGaggactatcactgagcctcatttactttactgtctttttgcttttgattcGGGTGTGCGTGCCCCCATAGATAGACTGTTGTGTAGGCAAGCGTGCCCTAGCTGACATTAGCAGGAGTAACATTGGGCCTGCGCCCGTTTTTGACTTTCGGGCGGATGTGCCACGTAGCTATGCTTTTGCTTGGGCCGTTTGAGCCTTGGCATACATGTTATTCCATCGTTGGATATTGATTAGTAGTATATAAAAGTTGCATCTTCTGGTCCCCCTGGCTTCTCAGCTTGCTCACCAATTTTCCTAGGCTTCTCAGCTCGCTGACCGACTTTTGATGCACCATCGAACCCTGTATCCAATTCCATTCCCCCCCGACTTCTCAGCTCGCTCACCAATATTTGATGCACCATCAAAGCATGCAGCCGATGCTGTACCACGTTTTCCAGACAGTCCGTTATTCCTAGCCTCTGGAAATGCCAGCTCACTAATTTTTGGTGCACCGTCGAAGCACGTAGCGGATTCTGCACCACAGTTTCCAAACAGTCCTTTATTCCTAGCCTCTAGAAATGTTAACTCACCAAGTTTTCGTGCACCGGTGAAGCCTGAATCTGATTCTGCGCTGCGCACAGTTGCTGACTACTCATGCATTCCTAGCATTTGGAAATGTCAGCTCACCAAATTACAGTGCTAATGCACCTCAACAATCTAATTCAGATGACAGGGAACGCCGACCAAACCTGAACTTATAAAGGATAAGCTGGTTTCAGAAGCAAGCCAAAGTTCGATCTTTATTTAAAAGCCTGCTTTCTTTAGAGGCTGTGTCGCATGGTGGTTTGTACTGAACCCCTGCCTTCGTGCATTTTGAGTCGGTGGCTTTGTGCTGTTATTAATCCACTGTATCGGATGTTGTAGTGTCGCAATGCCAAATGTAATTTCTGATCTGCTAATGGTTGATCTTTAATAAATGGGATGGTTGCTAGAAAAGGTTAGAGAGTATGAAATTCTTCAACTGAGAATCTCTTTTGACTTGGCCCTGTTTGGTTGCAGTTGTGAGTCTattttgagtttcttcttgCCTGGTTTGAAACCTGTTATCTGAAATGAACCCATTCCCCAGAAAAATCAGACATGTTTGTCTTTCTGGATTTAAGCACGCAGCCCTTGCCTTGAATGACATATATATAGGTAACAAGATTTTCTCCCTGCGAAAGGCAGGATAAGAAAATATTTATTGGTTTGAGATATGATTTCTTGTGGTGGGAAAGTAAACATGTAGATAAGCTGCTTCAGATATTAGCGACGTTGCTCTCTAACAACAGTCCCATTTAATGATCATGgcaatcataatttttattcAAGTCAATGAGTAATGTACTTGCGCAAATGGAGTGGTAGTCCAATAATAGGGCGCACCATGTACGCGTTGGACATGGAGTTCAAATCTTGGTAACTACAAGGACTTTCGCCGAGCAAAAAAGAAGAGTAATTTACTTGCATAAAATGTAATTCAAATATCTTGTCACCGATCAAATATATATCTTAATTTGCTTTCTAGATGAAGTTTTAAAACCTTTAACCGAATAAAGCAAAATTATACCGTAGATGACTTTTTTAGATGTGGGTGTTAGAAAACAAGTTTCCCTAGCCGTCATCCAAatgattttatattttcatatattaaaaaaaaacataacgaTCCTAAAAGTTGTGGCTTTCTTCTCTAATTGAAGAATCAATTGATTAATCAACCTGACTATGGTTACTACCCAAATCGGTACAGATTGTGTGTACAAATGCTGTCAAATAATCCAAttcatttataaattttaaaatactttttcgagtagtcttgtaaaaaattagttcaataaGATAATTGTAAGTGCATGTCTCCTGCTGAAGTTTTCTGCAGGCTTTGTTCCTGTATGTTTGGTTTTAAGATCGTCGCCCGAAAGATCAATTCTAGTAGTTTTCTTTGATGAATAtttaattttcccaaaaaagggGATTCATTTCACATAGAAGGTTTTTTTATCATCTTTTCTACGGCAAGTTTTCTGTATGTAAACGTGCGGTGAATGGCCCAGCAAGTTGTGGCAGGGAGAATTGGCCTTGTATTGTTCTCATTTAACCTTAGCTGGGCCTTGCTTTAGATTATACACCGGGTTTGTTGAAAAGTAAGCTTGATTGAGAATGAAAAACATATGTTTGGTACTATTAGTTTGGAGGCTTGGTTGCAAGCCAAAGAAGTCAGAAAGAGATTGCTTGAATTCAATAGGTGTTGCCAAGATTGATTTTGATAGCCAAGATATGCGTGGAGTTAAATGCTGAGAGGAAAAGCCTCTAAGCATGAGTTTAGAATAGTGCTCTCTTTGACCTATAAATTGGATGCTTTGCCacagaaaaagaggagagagagagagagagagaggggaacggGGACCCTCCATAGGTTTCCCCCACCAGTGTAGTGAGTTTGTGCGTGAGGAAGAGTGGGgagaaaagaaacagagagagtgAGGGGCGTGGGAGCAACTCCAGACGGGGGTCCTCCCTGATAAGTTATGTATTTGCATGTGCTTTGTTGTAAATCAATAGATAAGAGTTTGTTTAGTGCATGAATTTGTGCCGCTTTCACTTTCCAACAGGGTTGTCCCTTCGAGGGCgtccgataaaattggaacgatacAGAGATTATATATTGGATCTGGCAACCCGTTAGCCGTGCCACTGACAACATTATGTAATATAATGTAATGTTTGGGATGATATTAGCCTTTTTGCATGACAACTCCAATTAATCATCTATTGTATCTATGTTCTCACTTCTCATCTGACCTATTCGACAAGGATA
This genomic window contains:
- the LOC131334672 gene encoding uncharacterized protein LOC131334672 isoform X9; amino-acid sequence: MEAGKSPDWLPVGWTEEVKVKGDRKYKCYIDPLTGRKFYSKPQVSDYLRTVQHNSSALQQEKMGTISVSQHNTSELIGGETYLKEEEPQDVKALKRTSYKSKLLQTGSSMLPVEEVFQPLASDVSGKVAGMSPDWLPAGWTEHVKDNNGRKVKCYIDPLTGRKFYSKPQVSDYLRTVQRNSSALQQEKTGTVTVSQSNVVELSGDTTTLKAKGSKFRTRSCSKQSEMGFSNESVEHNTSEFTGGETNLKEEELQNVKALKRTSCKSKLSQTCSSMQPVEEVFQPLASDVSVKVAGMSPDWLPAGWTEHVKDNNGRKVKCYVDPLTGRKFYSKPQVSEYLKTVKPNGSASQQNKNADACELTGGKTTLKPTGSQFRTRSSKQIDMGFSIESAEKLKMDELNGGKTSLKEEKSHNDKTLKQTSCKSERKQTAKVYSTNKVAIESVTPDGLPPGWRKEIKIQKKANGTRKDTYYTDPVSGYVFFSQPDALRYLKTGDVKSCSMKPKKRDELGFLDNGTLAKMGELGVATNSQKVEGSQNVKITKRKSHTSNRKPVGSAEQPVEKGVIESVATEGLPPGWLQETYYTDPASGYVFFSLEDALRYLETGDFDKCTVKPKKRDMLGFFNEDTSVSPNVSGLTRVKNSLKQEGSQNGATPKATRRVTKQREMGFSKASIEKSNMDEITGGRTSLKQEGSQNVKTPKSTSRLSKQKINGHSKHSVENEMIERVTPDGLPPEWIKEVRIQKKANGTRKDTYYTDPVSGYVFLSQKDALRYLKSGDIRTCAKRPKKRDELGFLNEASSLPSVAATQKIGNHTPKRRLFAGTQNRFSRSLETADAGGPQKRQCTRKEKLSPGNAIEEGADKKESYDPTSSPPPITKGSKRKQGKRVRTGNSTVSKKKDKSTNSEATNKSNRKLETGASRSKRKKAVGVPSRSSSRLMRPKSKMVKSLEFAQEGERLRAEAERTRAEGEELVRETEAAERAQVDVAWARESAMAQAKARAQVTRAKFVAETYTPPESHVFVPSGFVRYVPHREDYNPELVLRDPEVHLSTTWSERRVATSRGHGGAANSLALYRGLPERVRRLVDEAGFGQFIPTLMQTKNDHAVLTALAERWQDTSNTFHFPVGEMTVTPLDFAAITGLRVGGEPIPFDTGIYRDEAALRWFLGRVPDRDGEMVKYEQFREYLKKIPTTQQEEEQMARAYLLYLFGASLYPNRRSKVHLSYLPALRDLSTASRFDWGGAALGTCYGFMGDFTRIKKAVAGYWRVWELWAYEVLKMYPPENKCPDLRTLPRALIWGPPHRGQKKSKGSLQAFRVYLDELSSTQIEWNPWGGAVPEPEYVARSRVVTASRVLLESAFGWQWYLGDRVTRQSLGLSEFQVPGPLPPHASHTDSYTLAELQRFTTPATDLAAFLRPECDYAVYRRQYLAGPLGVLTHRAVVSEVLEAGLEHRGASSRPRGETPRSRERTSYAAVGGLPRLSWTLAVRDAQGEAATIQFEAARTEPAQITGPVPVEWVEEAVRLMLAMEKEFHKIAGGTPLQLHYPPAVTPAPTPASSRPHTQGRAAPRRKTVWGPPSKKATTGTSTTPAAAKRQTSTSRPAASVQRAVESAVRVEERYQMKLRERPRQQEPAQKKRKETTPQILESESEEEEEENEECLPFSSNSDDSADDPGYKRDSIELEDDEDEDDDDDDFYE
- the LOC131334672 gene encoding uncharacterized protein LOC131334672 isoform X1, with translation MEAGKSPDWLPVGWTEEVKVKGDRKYKCYIDPLTGRKFYSKPQVSDYLRTVQHNSSALQQEKMGTISVSQHNTSELIGGETYLKEEEPQDVKALKRTSYKSKLLQTGSSMLPVEEVFQPLASDVSGKVAGMSPDWLPAGWTEHVKDNNGRKVKCYIDPLTGRKFYSKPQVSDYLRTVQRNSSALQQEKTGTVTVSQSNVVELSGDTTTLKAKGSKFRTRSCSKQSEMGFSNESVEHNTSEFTGGETNLKEEELQNVKALKRTSCKSKLSQTCSSMQPVEEVFQPLASDVSVKVAGMSPDWLPAGWTEHVKDNNGRKVKCYVDPLTGRKFYSKPQVSEYLKTVKPNGSASQQNKNADACELTGGKTTLKPTGSQFRTRSSKQIDMGFSIESAEKLKMDELNGGKTSLKEEKSHNDKTLKQTSCKSERKQTAKVYSTNKVAIESVTPDGLPPGWRKEIKIQKKANGTRKDTYYTDPVSGYVFFSQPDALRYLKTGDVKSCSMKPKKRDELGFLDNGTLAKMGELGVATNSQKVEGSQNVKITKRKSHTSNRKPVGSAEQPVEKGVIESVATEGLPPGWLQETYYTDPASGYVFFSLEDALRYLETGDFDKCTVKPKKRDMLGFFNEDTSVSPNVSGLTRVKNSLKQEGSQNGATPKATRRVTKQREMGFSKASIEKSNMDEITGGRTSLKQEGSQNVKTPKSTSRLSKQKINGHSKHSVENEMIERVTPDGLPPEWIKEVRIQKKANGTRKDTYYTDPVSGYVFLSQKDALRYLKSGDIRTCAKRPKKRDELGFLNEASSVSLPSVAATQKIGNHTPKRRLFAEFTAAGTENDDTRILETADAGGPRKRQRILEGELSPGTQNRFSRSLETADAGGPQKRQCTRKEKLSPGNAIEEGADKKESYDPTSSPPPITKGSKRKQGKRVRTGNSTVSKKKDKSTNSEATNKSNRKLETGASRSKRKKAVGVPSRSSSRLMRPKSKMVKSLEFAQEGERLRAEAERTRAEGEELVRETEAAERAQVDVAWARESAMAQAKARAQVTRAKFVAETYTPPESHVFVPSGFVRYVPHREDYNPELVLRDPEVHLSTTWSERRVATSRGHGGAANSLALYRGLPERVRRLVDEAGFGQFIPTLMQTKNDHAVLTALAERWQDTSNTFHFPVGEMTVTPLDFAAITGLRVGGEPIPFDTGIYRDEAALRWFLGRVPDRDGEMVKYEQFREYLKKIPTTQQEEEQMARAYLLYLFGASLYPNRRSKVHLSYLPALRDLSTASRFDWGGAALGTCYGFMGDFTRIKKAVAGYWRVWELWAYEVLKMYPPENKCPDLRTLPRALIWGPPHRGQKKSKGSLQAFRVYLDELSSTQIEWNPWGGAVPEPEYVARSRVVTASRVLLESAFGWQWYLGDRVTRQSLGLSEFQVPGPLPPHASHTDSYTLAELQRFTTPATDLAAFLRPECDYAVYRRQYLAGPLGVLTHRAVVSEVLEAGLEHRGASSRPRGETPRSRERTSYAAVGGLPRLSWTLAVRDAQGEAATIQFEAARTEPAQITGPVPVEWVEEAVRLMLAMEKEFHKIAGGTPLQLHYPPAVTPAPTPASSRPHTQGRAAPRRKTVWGPPSKKATTGTSTTPAAAKRQTSTSRPAASVQRAVESAVRVEERYQMKLRERPRQQEPAQKKRKETTPQILESESEEEEEENEECLPFSSNSDDSADDPGYKRDSIELEDDEDEDDDDDDFYE
- the LOC131334672 gene encoding uncharacterized protein LOC131334672 isoform X10; amino-acid sequence: MEAGKSPDWLPVGWTEEVKVKGDRKYKCYIDPLTGRKFYSKPQVSDYLRTVQHNSSALQQEKMGTISVSQHNTSELIGGETYLKEEEPQDVKALKRTSYKSKLLQTGSSMLPVEEVFQPLASDVSGKVAGMSPDWLPAGWTEHVKDNNGRKVKCYIDPLTGRKFYSKPQVSDYLRTVQRNSSALQQEKTGTVTVSQHNTSEFTGGETNLKEEELQNVKALKRTSCKSKLSQTCSSMQPVEEVFQPLASDVSVKVAGMSPDWLPAGWTEHVKDNNGRKVKCYVDPLTGRKFYSKPQVSEYLKTVKPNGSASQQNKNADACELTGGKTTLKPTGSQFRTRSSKQIDMGFSIESAEKLKMDELNGGKTSLKEEKSHNDKTLKQTSCKSERKQTAKVYSTNKVAIESVTPDGLPPGWRKEIKIQKKANGTRKDTYYTDPVSGYVFFSQPDALRYLKTGDVKSCSMKPKKRDELGFLDNGTLAKMGELGVATNSQKVEGSQNVKITKRKSHTSNRKPVGSAEQPVEKGVIESVATEGLPPGWLQETYYTDPASGYVFFSLEDALRYLETGDFDKCTVKPKKRDMLGFFNEDTSVSPNVSGLTRVKNSLKQEGSQNGATPKATRRVTKQREMGFSKASIEKSNMDEITGGRTSLKQEGSQNVKTPKSTSRLSKQKINGHSKHSVENEMIERVTPDGLPPEWIKEVRIQKKANGTRKDTYYTDPVSGYVFLSQKDALRYLKSGDIRTCAKRPKKRDELGFLNEASSVSLPSVAATQKIGNHTPKRRLFAEFTAAGTENDDTRILETADAGGPRKRQRILEGELSPGTQNRFSRSLETADAGGPQKRQCTRKEKLSPGNAIEEGADKKESYDPTSSPPPITKGSKRKQGKRVRTGNSTVSKKKDKSTNSEATNKSNRKLETGASRSKRKKAVGVPSRSSSRLMRPKSKMVKSLEFAQEGERLRAEAERTRAEGEELVRETEAAERAQVDVAWARESAMAQAKARAQVTRAKFVAETYTPPESHVFVPSGFVRYVPHREDYNPELVLRDPEVHLSTTWSERRVATSRGHGGAANSLALYRGLPERVRRLVDEAGFGQFIPTLMQTKNDHAVLTALAERWQDTSNTFHFPVGEMTVTPLDFAAITGLRVGGEPIPFDTGIYRDEAALRWFLGRVPDRDGEMVKYEQFREYLKKIPTTQQEEEQMARAYLLYLFGASLYPNRRSKVHLSYLPALRDLSTASRFDWGGAALGTCYGFMGDFTRIKKAVAGYWRVWELWAYEVLKMYPPENKCPDLRTLPRALIWGPPHRGQKKSKGSLQAFRVYLDELSSTQIEWNPWGGAVPEPEYVARSRVVTASRVLLESAFGWQWYLGDRVTRQSLGLSEFQVPGPLPPHASHTDSYTLAELQRFTTPATDLAAFLRPECDYAVYRRQYLAGPLGVLTHRAVVSEVLEAGLEHRGASSRPRGETPRSRERTSYAAVGGLPRLSWTLAVRDAQGEAATIQFEAARTEPAQITGPVPVEWVEEAVRLMLAMEKEFHKIAGGTPLQLHYPPAVTPAPTPASSRPHTQGRAAPRRKTVWGPPSKKATTGTSTTPAAAKRQTSTSRPAASVQRAVESAVRVEERYQMKLRERPRQQEPAQKKRKETTPQILESESEEEEEENEECLPFSSNSDDSADDPGYKRDSIELEDDEDEDDDDDDFYE